One window from the genome of Methyloradius palustris encodes:
- a CDS encoding glutamate-5-semialdehyde dehydrogenase, whose protein sequence is MDIKAYMQNMGKEARAASRLMARADTVTKNLALTTIAQAIRRDKAELLAANKADMEAARANGLEAAMLDRLTLTEKSIATMAEGLEQIAALADPIGEISDMKYRPSGIQVGKMRVPLGVIGIIYEARPNVTVDAAGLCIKSGNATILRGGSEAIQCNRALAKIVHEGLSAAGLPSSAVQVVETTDRAAVGELITLKQYVDVIVPRGGKSLIERVSKEATIPVIKHLDGNCHVYVDEDADFAKAVRILENSKAQRLGTCNTAESLLVARSVAAEVLPTLAAMLTKNGIEIRGCAETQVILPEAKPATEEDHYTEYLDAIISVKVVADVDEAITHINQYSSQHTEAIVTENYTHARKFLREVDSSSVIVNASTRFADGFEYGLGAEIGISTDKLHARGPVGLDGLTSLKYIVLGDGQVRA, encoded by the coding sequence ATGGATATCAAAGCATACATGCAGAACATGGGCAAAGAAGCTAGAGCAGCTTCTCGCCTAATGGCACGTGCAGACACTGTCACCAAAAACTTGGCGTTGACCACAATCGCCCAAGCAATCCGTCGTGACAAAGCTGAGCTGCTTGCTGCCAACAAAGCTGACATGGAAGCCGCACGTGCTAATGGGCTAGAAGCAGCCATGCTAGACCGTCTGACACTCACTGAGAAATCCATCGCCACCATGGCAGAAGGCCTTGAGCAAATCGCGGCATTAGCAGATCCAATCGGCGAGATCAGTGACATGAAATACCGCCCAAGCGGCATTCAGGTCGGCAAGATGCGCGTGCCTTTGGGTGTCATCGGCATTATCTACGAAGCACGCCCAAATGTGACGGTAGATGCCGCCGGGCTATGTATCAAATCTGGTAATGCGACCATTCTTCGTGGTGGTTCAGAAGCCATTCAATGTAACCGTGCGCTGGCGAAAATTGTCCATGAAGGCCTGAGCGCTGCTGGATTGCCAAGCTCGGCCGTACAAGTAGTTGAAACCACAGACCGCGCTGCAGTTGGCGAGCTCATTACGCTCAAACAATATGTCGATGTCATCGTGCCACGCGGCGGCAAGAGCCTGATTGAGCGTGTTTCAAAAGAGGCCACTATCCCTGTCATCAAGCATCTGGATGGCAATTGCCATGTGTATGTAGATGAAGATGCTGATTTTGCCAAAGCAGTGCGTATTCTTGAGAACTCCAAGGCACAAAGACTAGGCACTTGCAACACGGCCGAATCACTCTTGGTAGCGCGCTCTGTTGCTGCAGAAGTATTACCAACTCTCGCTGCCATGCTCACTAAAAACGGGATTGAGATTCGTGGTTGTGCGGAAACTCAAGTGATTCTGCCTGAGGCTAAACCTGCCACCGAAGAAGATCATTACACCGAATACCTGGATGCGATCATCTCTGTAAAAGTCGTCGCTGATGTGGATGAAGCGATTACGCACATCAACCAATACTCCTCGCAACACACCGAAGCGATTGTCACCGAGAACTATACCCATGCACGCAAATTCTTGCGTGAAGTAGACTCCAGCTCAGTGATTGTGAATGCCTCTACCCGCTTTGCCGATGGCTTTGAATATGGCTTGGGCGCTGAAATCGGTATCTCTACAGACAAGCTGCATGCACGTGGACCTGTAGGGCTAGATGGCCTGACTTCACTCAAATACATCGTATTGGGTGACGGGCAAGTACGCGCTTAA
- the nadD gene encoding nicotinate-nucleotide adenylyltransferase codes for MAERVLIGMMGGTFDPIHFGHLRMAQEISDLLALSRVHFIPSATPPHKTQTTVSAKHRTAMVNLAIADNPQFKLDLRELEREGASYSIDTLHSLRAELGDEVSICLLLGSDAFIKLNTWHRWNELLNVCHIVLVQRPHTNIQEALPEELQAVLHNHYSEHIEDLSLTPSGHITMQPITALDISATAIREDIKHGRSLRYLMPEPVISYIQSNQLYI; via the coding sequence ATGGCTGAAAGAGTATTGATTGGCATGATGGGGGGCACGTTCGACCCCATCCACTTTGGTCATTTGCGCATGGCGCAAGAAATCTCTGATTTGCTCGCATTAAGTCGCGTGCACTTTATTCCCTCAGCCACGCCGCCACACAAGACACAGACTACTGTCTCTGCTAAGCACCGTACAGCAATGGTCAATCTGGCGATTGCTGATAATCCTCAATTCAAGCTGGATTTAAGAGAGCTGGAGAGAGAAGGAGCGTCTTACAGCATTGACACCCTGCATAGTTTGAGGGCCGAATTAGGTGATGAAGTGTCGATCTGCCTGCTGTTGGGTAGCGATGCTTTCATCAAGCTCAATACATGGCATCGATGGAATGAGTTATTGAATGTATGCCATATCGTCTTGGTACAACGACCACACACCAATATACAAGAAGCGCTGCCCGAAGAGTTGCAGGCGGTGTTGCACAACCATTATTCTGAGCATATAGAAGATTTGAGTTTGACGCCGTCAGGGCATATCACCATGCAGCCCATCACTGCGCTGGATATTTCCGCGACTGCCATTCGTGAAGACATCAAGCATGGCAGAAGCCTGCGTTATTTGATGCCTGAGCCTGTTATTAGCTATATCCAGTCCAACCAGCTATACATCTAA
- a CDS encoding ComF family protein: MDRWLKFNQLIFPQACMLCATSDGGELAICGDCLADLPRHITDQCPQCALPAYQNQLCGHCIASPPAFDVTHALFRYEFPVDAMLQRYKYQHLLNMAQTFAQMIITDLPNANLPDLIIPMPLHPLRLKERGFNQSLEIARIVGKSLNIKVDTQACSRIKSSPPQASLPLKERVKNMQGAFTFNTQLDGLNIALIDDVMTTGASLNSLAKTVKKAGAINVECWVVARTLPR, from the coding sequence TTGGACAGATGGTTAAAATTTAATCAACTCATATTCCCACAAGCTTGTATGCTTTGCGCTACAAGTGATGGCGGCGAGTTAGCCATTTGCGGCGATTGTCTTGCAGATTTACCCCGACACATTACAGACCAATGCCCACAATGTGCCTTACCAGCCTATCAAAACCAGCTATGCGGCCATTGCATCGCCTCGCCACCTGCATTTGATGTCACACATGCCTTGTTTCGCTACGAATTCCCAGTTGATGCCATGTTGCAACGCTATAAGTATCAGCACCTGCTCAACATGGCGCAAACCTTTGCGCAGATGATTATTACCGATTTACCTAATGCCAATCTACCCGACCTCATCATACCCATGCCTTTGCATCCGCTGCGGCTGAAAGAACGCGGCTTTAACCAATCTCTCGAGATAGCTCGCATAGTCGGCAAATCACTCAATATAAAAGTAGATACGCAAGCATGCAGCCGTATCAAGTCTTCGCCGCCACAAGCCAGCCTGCCATTGAAAGAGCGCGTAAAGAATATGCAAGGCGCATTTACCTTCAACACGCAGCTAGATGGCCTCAATATTGCCCTGATCGACGATGTCATGACCACAGGCGCCAGCCTTAACTCGTTAGCGAAAACAGTCAAAAAAGCAGGAGCGATTAACGTAGAATGCTGGGTAGTTGCGCGCACCCTGCCAAGATGA
- the bioC gene encoding malonyl-ACP O-methyltransferase BioC encodes MKPSITPAIEQDVYQIDKARVRASFDRAAQTYDAAAVLQTEVRERMFSRLDLIKINPEIILDAGCGTGHASLELGKRYSKSQVISLDIATSMLKKTAAQYSTVLRLLGMVKQQAVCADIEQLPIADQSLDMIWSNLAVQWCNDLDLAFTESHRVLKPGGLFMFSTFGPDTLKELRQASNVDADYIHVSRFIDMHDIGDALMRAGYTAPVLDVERFELTYDDVMGVMRDLKAIGAHNSAQGRRRGLQGRGFLQKLTQAYEQFRQASGKLPATFEVVYAHAWKPEPKLHFDDGVAPITFRPRS; translated from the coding sequence ATGAAACCAAGCATCACACCAGCAATAGAACAAGACGTTTACCAGATTGATAAAGCGCGGGTACGTGCTTCGTTTGACCGTGCGGCGCAAACTTACGATGCCGCTGCCGTGCTGCAAACTGAAGTGCGCGAGCGTATGTTCAGTCGGCTGGATTTAATCAAAATTAATCCAGAGATTATCTTGGATGCAGGTTGTGGTACTGGGCACGCCAGCCTTGAGCTAGGCAAGCGCTATAGCAAAAGTCAGGTGATTTCGCTGGATATTGCAACCAGTATGCTGAAAAAGACGGCAGCACAATACTCAACGGTGCTGCGTTTACTTGGCATGGTCAAGCAGCAAGCAGTCTGCGCAGACATCGAACAACTGCCTATCGCAGACCAGAGCCTGGATATGATCTGGTCTAATCTGGCCGTGCAATGGTGCAATGACCTTGATCTTGCATTTACCGAGAGCCATCGCGTGTTAAAGCCAGGCGGTCTTTTCATGTTCAGTACCTTTGGTCCTGATACTTTGAAAGAGCTACGCCAGGCTTCAAATGTGGATGCTGATTACATTCATGTCAGTCGTTTTATTGATATGCACGACATTGGCGATGCGCTTATGCGTGCTGGTTACACAGCGCCTGTGCTGGATGTTGAGCGGTTTGAGCTCACTTACGATGATGTGATGGGCGTGATGCGCGACCTCAAGGCGATCGGCGCGCATAACTCGGCTCAAGGCCGCAGACGTGGCTTGCAGGGTCGTGGGTTTTTACAGAAATTGACGCAAGCTTACGAACAATTCCGGCAAGCTAGCGGTAAATTGCCAGCGACTTTTGAAGTGGTCTATGCCCATGCATGGAAACCCGAACCCAAGCTACATTTCGATGATGGCGTTGCGCCAATCACCTTTCGTCCACGTAGTTAA
- a CDS encoding putative bifunctional diguanylate cyclase/phosphodiesterase — protein MKSLLSKKLAKIDVMVFRVVLIYLVFGMGWIFFSDSILAIIIPDPKKFTEYSIFKGWAFIGFTAILLFFLMRKTFNQHAVFQSSLQTSEERWKFALEGSGDGVWDWDLETNQVFRSARWREIYGYDENDLEPTPQAGRQLMHPDDLEQAVKEIEDYLQGRTEVYHSEFRLKCKDGSWKWTLSRGKVFRDPLTGKAVRKIGIHTDISSRKQTEAEIVRLAHYDPVTGLPNRVLFIDRLNQAIKKSNRAHQTVTVLFLDLDKFKEVNDTLGHDKGDLLLKEAAQRLLGSVREMDTVARLGGDEFTVILNDSESEKVTERIAQNILETLAEPFEIDGESVYITASIGISIYPDDGIAIEALLKSADQAMYAAKEIGGNCYHYFTQGMQADALKRKQLITDLRQATKDNQFEVFYQPIVALASNRIYKAEALIRWHHPERGVVSPLEFISVAEDTGLINEIGDWVFKQTANQVLSWRAFEPDFQISVNKSPVQFRSANQSCVTWAAYLGSLGLNGSSIIVEITEGLLLDARDVVVEQLEVFRNAGIEIAIDDFGTGYSSLAYLRKFSIDYVKIDRSFTSNIKPGSSDMALCEAIIVMAHKLGMKVIAEGIETIAQRDLLLEAGCDYGQGYWFSKPLPARQFEAMFFSG, from the coding sequence GTGAAAAGTCTCCTTAGCAAAAAACTCGCAAAAATAGACGTCATGGTTTTTCGGGTTGTGCTGATCTATCTTGTTTTTGGCATGGGCTGGATATTTTTCAGCGATTCAATACTCGCAATCATTATTCCCGACCCTAAGAAATTTACTGAGTACAGCATATTCAAGGGCTGGGCTTTCATTGGGTTTACCGCGATATTGCTGTTCTTCCTGATGCGTAAAACATTTAATCAACACGCAGTGTTTCAGAGTTCCCTGCAAACGAGTGAAGAGCGCTGGAAATTTGCACTGGAAGGCTCCGGCGATGGTGTATGGGATTGGGATCTTGAAACCAACCAGGTGTTTCGTTCAGCTAGATGGCGTGAGATATATGGCTATGACGAGAATGATTTAGAGCCAACGCCGCAGGCCGGTCGTCAGCTGATGCATCCAGATGATCTTGAGCAGGCAGTGAAAGAGATTGAAGATTATCTCCAGGGCCGGACTGAGGTTTACCATTCTGAGTTCAGGCTCAAATGTAAAGATGGTAGCTGGAAATGGACATTAAGCCGTGGCAAGGTTTTCAGGGACCCTTTGACAGGCAAGGCCGTACGCAAAATCGGCATTCATACCGACATTAGTTCGCGCAAACAAACCGAAGCCGAAATTGTGCGTTTAGCCCATTACGATCCGGTGACTGGTTTGCCCAATCGGGTTTTATTCATAGATCGGCTTAATCAAGCGATTAAAAAGAGTAACCGTGCGCATCAAACAGTCACGGTATTGTTTCTTGATCTTGATAAATTCAAAGAAGTGAACGATACGCTTGGGCATGACAAAGGGGATTTGTTACTCAAAGAAGCCGCACAGCGCTTGCTTGGTAGCGTGCGAGAAATGGATACCGTTGCCAGATTAGGCGGGGATGAATTTACGGTGATCTTAAACGATTCAGAAAGTGAAAAAGTCACTGAACGTATTGCGCAAAACATACTGGAAACGCTGGCGGAGCCTTTTGAGATAGACGGCGAATCGGTGTATATCACCGCCAGTATTGGTATCAGTATTTACCCAGATGATGGCATTGCTATTGAAGCCTTGCTCAAAAGCGCAGACCAAGCCATGTATGCGGCAAAAGAAATAGGCGGCAATTGCTACCACTACTTTACCCAAGGGATGCAAGCCGATGCATTGAAGCGCAAGCAACTCATTACTGATTTACGCCAGGCGACTAAAGACAACCAGTTCGAGGTGTTTTACCAACCTATTGTCGCACTTGCGTCTAATCGGATTTATAAAGCCGAGGCTTTGATTCGCTGGCATCACCCTGAACGTGGTGTGGTGAGCCCTCTTGAATTTATTTCAGTGGCGGAAGACACAGGCCTGATTAACGAAATCGGCGATTGGGTTTTTAAGCAAACAGCAAACCAGGTTTTAAGCTGGAGAGCATTTGAGCCTGATTTTCAGATCAGTGTGAACAAATCTCCAGTGCAATTTAGAAGCGCCAACCAGAGCTGTGTTACCTGGGCAGCGTACCTAGGCTCATTGGGGCTGAACGGCTCAAGTATTATCGTGGAAATTACTGAAGGCTTATTACTAGACGCCAGAGATGTGGTGGTAGAACAACTGGAAGTATTCCGCAATGCAGGCATAGAAATAGCCATTGATGATTTTGGTACGGGTTATTCATCACTCGCATATTTGAGGAAATTCAGCATTGATTACGTAAAAATTGATCGATCATTTACTTCCAATATCAAGCCTGGCTCAAGTGACATGGCCTTGTGTGAGGCCATTATCGTGATGGCGCATAAGCTGGGTATGAAAGTCATTGCCGAGGGCATTGAGACCATCGCGCAGAGAGATTTATTACTCGAAGCAGGTTGCGATTACGGCCAAGGCTATTGGTTTTCTAAGCCTCTTCCAGCCAGGCAATTCGAGGCAATGTTTTTCTCGGGCTGA
- the trmL gene encoding tRNA (uridine(34)/cytosine(34)/5-carboxymethylaminomethyluridine(34)-2'-O)-methyltransferase TrmL, with the protein MFHIVLFEPEIPPNTGNIIRLCANTGAQLHLVKPLGFTLEDKQLKRAGLDYHEFATLKVYENWLECKAALAGKRLFALTTKGSTRHTKIAFQPDDVFVFGPETRGLPEEIRNEFAPEYRLRLPMLPDSRSLNLSNSAAILVYEAWRQNGFAGGS; encoded by the coding sequence ATGTTCCACATCGTCCTTTTTGAACCAGAAATACCGCCCAACACAGGCAACATCATCAGGCTATGTGCCAATACTGGCGCACAGTTGCATCTGGTTAAACCACTTGGATTTACGCTGGAAGACAAGCAACTCAAACGTGCAGGACTGGATTACCACGAGTTTGCAACGCTGAAAGTCTATGAAAATTGGCTTGAATGCAAAGCCGCATTGGCTGGTAAGCGCTTATTCGCACTCACTACCAAAGGCAGCACGCGGCATACCAAGATTGCGTTTCAGCCAGACGATGTATTTGTATTTGGCCCAGAAACGCGAGGCCTGCCTGAAGAAATACGCAATGAATTTGCCCCTGAATATCGGCTACGCTTGCCGATGCTGCCTGACAGTCGTAGCCTGAACTTATCTAACTCCGCCGCTATATTGGTGTATGAAGCCTGGCGGCAGAATGGGTTTGCGGGTGGGAGTTGA
- the bioF gene encoding 8-amino-7-oxononanoate synthase, which translates to MSDKLFASLQAELDERASAGLTRRRRLLQTAQTAHIQCDDQAVISFCSNDYLGLANHPDLIEAWQRGAAEAGVGSGASHLITGHHAQHEALELALAAFVGLPKALLFSTGYMANIGVVTALMGRGDAVFADKLNHACLNDAALLSRAELHRYPHNDLAALEGMLKTSHAPRKMILADAVFSMDGDLVPAPELLALCEKYDALLLLDDAHGFGVLGAKGAGLLEHFDLKSPRIIYMATLGKAAGVFGAFVAADAVVIDYLVQHARTYIYTSATPPAIATTLRASLKVIEQDYGRRAHLHRLISLLKSGLQLKRWQLAPSITAIQPLMVGSNHDALALSEYLLTKGLLVPAIRPPTVPKDTARLRISLSAAHSEEDVRQLIAALHQAEKELPA; encoded by the coding sequence GTGTCAGATAAACTATTTGCCAGCCTGCAGGCCGAACTCGATGAACGCGCTTCGGCTGGACTAACTCGCCGTCGTCGCCTGTTGCAAACCGCACAAACCGCGCATATTCAGTGTGACGACCAGGCCGTTATTTCATTTTGCAGCAATGATTATCTTGGCCTGGCGAATCATCCAGACTTGATTGAAGCATGGCAGCGAGGTGCGGCGGAGGCTGGTGTCGGCAGCGGCGCGTCACACCTCATCACTGGCCATCACGCTCAGCATGAAGCGCTTGAGCTTGCACTTGCCGCGTTTGTTGGCTTGCCTAAAGCCTTGTTGTTTTCTACTGGCTATATGGCCAATATCGGTGTGGTCACTGCTCTGATGGGGCGCGGTGATGCGGTGTTTGCCGACAAGCTCAACCATGCTTGTCTCAATGATGCAGCCTTACTCAGCCGTGCAGAGTTACACCGTTATCCGCACAATGATTTGGCAGCGCTAGAAGGCATGCTAAAAACCAGCCATGCGCCGCGCAAAATGATATTAGCCGATGCAGTATTCAGTATGGATGGTGACCTTGTCCCCGCGCCTGAACTACTTGCTCTATGCGAAAAATATGACGCATTGCTGTTGCTGGATGATGCGCATGGATTCGGCGTGCTGGGCGCAAAGGGTGCTGGACTACTTGAGCATTTCGATCTCAAATCACCACGCATTATTTACATGGCAACGCTAGGCAAAGCTGCAGGTGTGTTTGGCGCATTTGTCGCGGCAGATGCGGTAGTGATTGATTATTTGGTACAACATGCTCGCACCTACATATACACCTCGGCTACCCCGCCTGCGATCGCTACTACCTTGCGGGCCTCGCTTAAAGTGATTGAGCAGGATTATGGCAGACGCGCCCATTTGCATCGTTTAATTAGCTTGTTGAAATCTGGTTTGCAATTAAAACGCTGGCAACTTGCACCATCCATCACAGCGATACAGCCCCTCATGGTGGGCAGTAATCATGATGCTTTAGCGTTAAGTGAGTATTTGCTCACCAAGGGTTTATTGGTGCCAGCGATACGTCCGCCTACCGTGCCAAAAGACACGGCAAGGCTCAGGATTTCACTTTCGGCTGCGCACAGCGAAGAGGATGTGAGGCAGCTGATTGCTGCCCTGCACCAGGCTGAAAAGGAGTTACCAGCATGA
- the holA gene encoding DNA polymerase III subunit delta has translation MRLQPQQLLKHLEGGLQPLYVLVGDEPLAQGESLDAIRAAAHKQGFEERTSLIVERSFKWESLKEYSQSLSLFASQRLLEISIPSGKPGTEGSKALQAVADKAIPDTTVVVILPTLDRDGKNSAWFSALESTAVTLTLQEVEANQLPQWIAKRLAQQGQQTDDETLEFLAHQVEGNLLAAHQEIQKLGLLFPEGELSAQSVHEAVLNVSRYDAFQLGEAVLAGDVDRTVRILQGLQEEGAQPVAVMNPLLWVIRPLVRVKQAEARGENVANAMQQARIYGDRQTLVRRALTRLSLRQLQAAQLKLAEIDKTAKGLLRGNAWLEISRLCFGLAKVGAQKRSH, from the coding sequence ATGCGTTTGCAACCACAACAACTGCTTAAACATTTAGAAGGCGGCTTACAACCGCTTTATGTGCTGGTAGGTGACGAACCGCTTGCGCAGGGTGAGAGTCTGGATGCGATTCGCGCCGCTGCGCATAAACAAGGCTTTGAAGAACGCACCAGCCTGATTGTAGAGCGCAGTTTTAAATGGGAAAGCTTAAAAGAGTATAGCCAGTCGCTGTCTTTATTTGCCAGCCAGCGTTTGCTGGAAATCAGCATTCCATCTGGCAAGCCGGGCACTGAAGGCAGCAAGGCACTACAAGCGGTAGCCGATAAAGCGATACCTGATACGACGGTAGTCGTGATTCTACCAACCCTGGATCGCGATGGTAAAAATAGTGCATGGTTTTCTGCCCTTGAATCAACCGCTGTGACCCTCACATTGCAAGAAGTAGAGGCCAACCAGTTACCGCAATGGATTGCGAAACGCTTGGCGCAGCAAGGTCAACAGACTGACGATGAAACACTGGAGTTTCTTGCGCATCAGGTAGAAGGTAATCTGCTTGCCGCCCATCAAGAAATACAAAAACTGGGCTTGCTGTTCCCAGAGGGCGAGCTAAGCGCGCAATCAGTGCATGAAGCCGTACTTAATGTATCACGCTATGACGCGTTCCAGCTTGGCGAAGCCGTGCTAGCTGGCGATGTTGACCGCACTGTACGAATACTGCAAGGTTTACAAGAGGAAGGTGCACAGCCGGTGGCGGTGATGAACCCGCTACTATGGGTGATTCGACCTTTAGTGCGAGTGAAGCAGGCGGAAGCCCGTGGCGAAAATGTGGCGAATGCGATGCAGCAAGCCCGCATTTATGGCGATAGGCAAACGCTAGTACGCCGTGCACTTACACGATTGAGTTTACGCCAATTGCAAGCTGCACAACTGAAACTGGCCGAGATCGATAAAACCGCCAAAGGCCTGTTACGCGGCAATGCATGGCTTGAGATTTCGCGCCTGTGTTTCGGCTTGGCAAAAGTTGGCGCGCAAAAACGCAGTCATTAA
- the bioD gene encoding dethiobiotin synthase, which yields MKQAYFVTGTDTGVGKTLIASALVYQFAQQDLKSLGMKPIAAGCELVDGNFVNEDVTQLIAASNVQAPVKLVNPYAFAPPIAPHIAAQQAGATISLDVIADAFMQLSALADVVIVEGAGGFCVPLDDHATMADLAVKLNIPVILVVGMRLGCINHALLTVEAIQSRGLKLAGWVANQLDPDMPVFEENIATLKLQIKSPYLGMVPWSPQPLHQNTPALISKLPI from the coding sequence ATGAAGCAAGCTTATTTTGTGACGGGCACCGATACGGGGGTTGGCAAAACCCTGATTGCCAGCGCGCTGGTGTATCAGTTTGCACAGCAGGATTTAAAATCCCTTGGCATGAAACCCATCGCGGCTGGCTGTGAACTGGTCGATGGTAACTTTGTGAATGAAGATGTGACCCAACTGATTGCCGCTAGCAATGTGCAGGCACCAGTCAAGCTGGTTAACCCTTATGCTTTTGCTCCGCCAATTGCCCCGCACATTGCGGCTCAACAAGCTGGAGCGACTATTTCCCTTGATGTGATTGCCGATGCTTTTATGCAATTAAGCGCGCTAGCCGATGTGGTGATTGTGGAAGGCGCAGGCGGTTTCTGTGTGCCATTAGACGACCATGCCACGATGGCCGATTTAGCGGTCAAGCTCAATATCCCCGTTATCTTGGTGGTAGGTATGCGGCTCGGGTGTATCAACCATGCCTTGTTGACGGTTGAAGCTATACAGTCGCGGGGCTTGAAACTGGCTGGCTGGGTCGCTAACCAGCTAGACCCTGATATGCCTGTGTTTGAAGAAAATATCGCCACTCTAAAGTTACAAATAAAATCACCGTATTTGGGTATGGTTCCGTGGAGCCCACAGCCACTTCACCAGAATACTCCAGCGTTAATAAGCAAACTGCCAATTTGA
- the bioB gene encoding biotin synthase BioB, translating into MLETVIDTSAIVKNNQMQKPEIEQRWSVAEIVALFELPFSDLIHRAQTVHRENFDPNAVQVSTLLSIKTGGCSEDCGYCPQAARYHTEVENEDLMALEDVVAAARAAKESGASRFCMGAAWRGPKQRDLDPVLKMIAEVKAMGLETCATLGMLKDGQAEQLKDAGLDYYNHNLDTAPEFYGDVITTRTYQDRLDTLDRVRDADINVCCGGIIGMGESRNQRAGLLAQLANMERPPESVPINLLTQVEGTPLHGTEELELFEFVRTIAAARITMPKSYVRLSAGRQSMHEGIQALCFIAGANSIFYGEKLLTTGNPEAETDKKLFAKLGIHPA; encoded by the coding sequence ATGCTTGAAACCGTGATTGATACCAGCGCGATAGTTAAAAACAACCAGATGCAAAAACCTGAAATAGAACAACGTTGGAGCGTGGCTGAGATTGTTGCTTTGTTTGAGTTGCCATTCAGCGATTTGATTCATCGCGCGCAAACGGTACATCGCGAAAACTTTGACCCAAATGCTGTGCAAGTAAGCACCTTGCTCTCTATCAAAACTGGCGGTTGTTCCGAAGATTGCGGTTACTGTCCGCAGGCCGCTCGCTACCATACGGAAGTTGAGAACGAAGATTTAATGGCGCTGGAGGATGTGGTTGCCGCAGCACGTGCCGCGAAAGAAAGTGGCGCTAGCCGCTTCTGTATGGGCGCTGCATGGCGCGGCCCGAAACAGCGCGACCTTGACCCAGTGCTCAAGATGATTGCCGAAGTAAAGGCGATGGGTCTGGAAACATGCGCTACTCTGGGTATGTTGAAAGATGGCCAAGCCGAACAGCTGAAAGATGCTGGCCTTGATTACTACAACCATAACTTGGATACCGCGCCTGAATTCTATGGTGATGTGATTACCACCCGCACTTATCAAGATCGTCTCGATACGCTTGATCGTGTGCGCGATGCTGACATCAACGTTTGCTGCGGCGGCATTATCGGCATGGGCGAATCTCGTAACCAGCGCGCAGGTTTGTTGGCGCAGTTGGCTAACATGGAGCGCCCACCAGAAAGCGTGCCGATCAACCTGTTGACGCAAGTTGAAGGCACTCCGCTGCATGGCACTGAAGAGTTGGAGCTATTTGAGTTCGTGCGCACCATTGCAGCGGCACGAATCACCATGCCTAAGAGCTATGTCCGCCTTTCTGCGGGTCGCCAGAGCATGCACGAAGGCATACAGGCGCTGTGCTTTATTGCTGGCGCCAATTCGATTTTTTACGGTGAAAAGCTGCTGACCACTGGCAATCCAGAAGCTGAAACTGATAAAAAATTGTTCGCCAAACTGGGCATACACCCCGCTTAA
- the bioH gene encoding pimeloyl-ACP methyl ester esterase BioH, translated as MSLYVEKFPADANQAATNNKQNLVLIHGWGMHGGVWHPIIKKLEPHFNLHIIDLPGMGFSPPIEPNHLQAVAEKVAEMLPANADICGWSLGGLVAMSIALLQPDMVRRLVLVSTTPRFVNSEDWQDGIDGRVFRHFADDVSNDYQATLLKFLTLQCMRSEDARATIKQLRASFEERPVPTMSALQKALNILLDNDLRTEVENIRRPTLLIHGDKDTLAPVQAAHWMAQHLPFGRLRVIAGASHAPFLSHADQFVETLVQFLEPAPAIKLNT; from the coding sequence ATGAGCCTGTATGTAGAAAAATTTCCAGCAGATGCGAATCAAGCAGCCACCAATAACAAGCAGAATCTGGTGCTCATTCATGGCTGGGGTATGCATGGTGGAGTGTGGCACCCCATCATCAAAAAGCTTGAGCCACATTTCAATCTGCATATTATCGATTTGCCGGGTATGGGTTTTAGTCCGCCTATTGAGCCTAATCATTTGCAGGCCGTGGCGGAGAAAGTGGCTGAAATGCTGCCTGCCAATGCTGATATCTGTGGCTGGTCGCTTGGCGGGCTGGTTGCCATGTCTATTGCATTGTTGCAGCCCGATATGGTGCGCCGATTGGTGCTGGTTTCTACCACACCACGCTTTGTGAATAGTGAAGATTGGCAAGATGGTATTGATGGCCGAGTATTTCGTCATTTTGCCGATGATGTGAGCAACGATTATCAAGCCACCTTGCTCAAATTCTTAACCCTGCAATGCATGCGTTCAGAAGATGCCAGAGCAACCATCAAGCAGCTGCGTGCCAGTTTTGAAGAGCGGCCAGTGCCAACCATGAGCGCATTGCAAAAAGCCCTGAATATATTGCTCGATAATGATTTGCGCACAGAAGTGGAAAACATCAGAAGGCCGACCTTGCTGATTCATGGCGACAAAGACACGCTAGCCCCCGTGCAAGCAGCACACTGGATGGCGCAACATTTGCCATTCGGACGTTTACGCGTGATTGCAGGTGCTTCACATGCGCCGTTTTTGTCGCATGCTGACCAGTTTGTTGAAACGCTCGTGCAGTTTCTCGAGCCAGCACCAGCAATCAAGTTGAATACCTAG